From Simonsiella muelleri ATCC 29453:
GCTCGTGCTTCTTCTGCCTGAAGAGTCCAAGTTTGGACTTCAAAATCAGGTGTGGTATTCATGCCACTGGCACTGGCAACAAGGTTTTGTGCAGCGCGATTTGCTTCTCGCAATTTGCGCGATTTGGCTGCTTGAAAATTTTGGCGTTCTTTTTCTTGTTGGGCTATTTTGTCAACCGTCCAATTCGCACCGTCCCAAATATAAACACTTTCAAAATCAGGCGGTTCAGCAAACGTTAAACTTTTGTCTAGTTCGCCGATTTTTTCCACTTTAACCGCTTTGCCTGTCGCGGTTTCATAGGCAGTTTTGCCGCGATAATCAGGAACGATTTTCCAATTGGGCGCATTCCAAAGTGCAGCTTGATTTTCGTTCAAAATGGGCGGTTCAACATCAACCGCATTAAATGGCATGATGTAACTTCCGTCTTTGGCGATTAAATCCAATTCTGCTTTGTGAACGCCAATGAAATATCCGTCATCATCAATTAAAGAAACGGTTTTGTCCCATGCGATTGTCATTTTTTGACTCCAAAAAAAACAAAACCGTATTGTTGATTAAAAACAATACGGTTTTTGAATTTGTTCCTATTCCTATTTCAGGCTGCCTGAAGATTAAGAGCGTGAATACATATTTTGCGACACGAAAATACGGCGAACAACACCATCAATCGCAATATTGACAGTAACTTGCATTTCATCTTCAGGATTGCGATCAGACGGTGCAACAGAATAAGAATAGGGCGAACCTCCTAGCTGTGTTGATGCAGTTATCCAACCGCTAGCCGCCATTGCTTGCAATTCATCTTCTAAAAACCGTTTCATTGAACGAATGGCTTCAGTCATCGGTTTTTGCAACAATGAACGCGAATATTTACCACATTTGTCTTGAATCCATTGGGAAACTTCAACTGCATTTTCCAATCGTGAAATACCGTTTTTCTTTGCGCCACTCAAGCTGTCGTCCCAAACAAAACCGCTACCATCATGATATTCAGCATACAGAACAGGATTGATGTGGTTTTTTGCCAATTCTGCTAACTCAACATCATCAGGGAAATAAGTTTGCGTGATGCTCTCGCCACTTAGATAATAATCTTTTCCAGCAATCGGTTGATTCATTTTTGCTAAACCGAAACCGTTCGTTTGTGAATTTCGGGCGCACGCGTAACCGATTTTTTGCCCAACCGTGCCATATTGATACACGCCTGACGCGTTTGTTGGGTCTTTTCGTTTGATGGGCGACCAAATCCACAAACAATACATTCCACCTTGTGCATTGTAATTAAACGTATTTTTCCAAGCAATGGCGGCGTTAGGTGTCAAGCTACCTGAAATCTCTTGCATCATGATGCGATTGTATTTTTGTGCCACACCCAATAATGTTGTAATCAGAGCGGTATTGTTGCTGTCGCCCATAATATAACGGTATTGTAATGGCGTGTTTCCTAAAGCGATTGCTGCTTTTTGATAGGCATTTGCATCAGGTGATGCGCCATCTACAAAATTCACAACAGTAGCAGATTGCGCCGTTTTGAATGTGGTTTTGTCGGACGTAGCGTTTTCATTAACATCAATTTCAACCCAATCGCCGTAGTATTTAGCTGCGACATCGCCGATATAATAGCTTTCGCCTACATCATCTAGCGCATCAACTTTCAGGCTGCCTGAAAATTGATACAATTGTTCGCCAGAACCTGTTTCTTTTCCCAAACTATCGGCATCGCGTTCACGAATGGTAACGGTATACTCGTAACCGTCCGCATCTTCTTGAATAATCGTTGCGTAAACGCCATCGT
This genomic window contains:
- a CDS encoding tail fiber assembly protein, whose amino-acid sequence is MTIAWDKTVSLIDDDGYFIGVHKAELDLIAKDGSYIMPFNAVDVEPPILNENQAALWNAPNWKIVPDYRGKTAYETATGKAVKVEKIGELDKSLTFAEPPDFESVYIWDGANWTVDKIAQQEKERQNFQAAKSRKLREANRAAQNLVASASGMNTTPDFEVQTWTLQAEEARAWAQNPEAETPILNQIAAMRGVDANELKNAALRKATAYSLLAANIAGQRQLIEDKINLAQTWDDLNAIELVFKLPEIKTENS